In one Magallana gigas chromosome 7, xbMagGiga1.1, whole genome shotgun sequence genomic region, the following are encoded:
- the LOC105334029 gene encoding beta-1,3-galactosyltransferase 5 translates to MIYWKTRSNLGACLQYGLLGAVIVNFILFAIFTFTHRYLKTHAIVIINPFLGTDLSLIHVQNIGILNDKGFRIRTTDDTHDSHTTALMDPYAHISSTPLIPTRNLTCKGCFKYTNEYVIKNSNICDNSTELVFLIASAVDGFNQRNALRMTWLNLTGELDRLVKHVFLLGESSKGSVNDMIVEENERHRDIIQGSFLDSYGNLTLKTRMALKWTVEDCPSAKYVMKTDDDMWINVPNIMSIALPRFGKIFQEQIGGVCLKDEKPHRDPKSKYYIPETLYSKKIFPPFCSGTGYMTSLPVVKRIHDMAENVPFFPLEDVYIGLCLEQLNLKVTKFAGFYHYNPRFKPSCWYKGPFVFTVHGLSPEKIIEIWSSQCE, encoded by the coding sequence ATGATCTATTGGAAAACAAGAAGCAACCTTGGTGCTTGTTTGCAATACGGGCTTCTAGGAGCGGTGATTGTAAACTTCATTCTTTTTGCAATATTCACTTTTACCCACAGGTATCTGAAGACCCACGCCATAGTGATAATAAATCCATTTCTGGGTACCGACTTATCATTGATTCACGTTCAGAATATTGGAATACTTAATGATAAAGGCTTTAGGATTCGAACAACAGACGATACACACGATTCGCATACCACTGCACTGATGGATCCATACGCTCACATCAGCAGTACACCCTTAATTCCAACACGGAATCTTACATGCAAAGGTTGTTTTAAATACACTAACGAATATGTGATTAAAAACTCGAACATATGCGACAATTCGACAGAATTAGTGTTTTTGATCGCGTCTGCAGTGGATGGATTTAACCAACGGAATGCCTTACGTATGACGTGGTTAAATCTAACCGGAGAGTTAGATCGTCTGGTTAAGCACGTGTTTTTGCTTGGGGAGTCTTCCAAGGGTTCTGTCAATGATATGATTGTGGAAGAAAATGAGCGTCATCGTGACATCATACAAGGGAGCTTCTTGGACAGTTACGGCAATCTTACGCTGAAAACAAGAATGGCCCTGAAATGGACGGTCGAAGACTGTCCTAGTGCCAAATACGTCATGAAAACTGATGACGACATGTGGATCAATGTTCCCAATATCATGTCCATAGCTTTGCCAAGATTTGGAAAAATATTCCAAGAGCAAATCGGGGGTGTATGCCTGAAGGACGAAAAGCCTCACAGAGACCCAAAGTCCAAGTATTACATACCAGAGACCTTATACAGCAAGAAAATTTTCCCGCCATTTTGCAGTGGCACTGGTTACATGACGTCACTGCCAGTGGTGAAACGGATCCACGATATGGCGGAAAACGTGCCGTTTTTCCCGCTGGAGGACGTGTACATAGGTCTGTGTCTTGAACAGCTGAACCTGAAGGTGACCAAGTTTGCTGGATTCTATCACTACAACCCTCGCTTCAAACCCTCTTGCTGGTACAAGGGGCCTTTTGTGTTCACTGTGCATGGATTGTCTCCCGAAAAAATCATAGAAATTTGGAGTTCGCAATGTGAATAA
- the LOC105334052 gene encoding vesicular inhibitory amino acid transporter-like → MIRLNVIRNKVNGLFHWEGKYEQFENEKDVDSHQTQSNVDDGKITVWQAGWNITNAIQGMFLVSFPYALVQGGYWTLLVISVTAAICAHTSQIIVECLYEEDACGQMVRVRNSYVDIANRVWGPRVGRVLLTAAQIIELSFTCILYILVSGELLYGCFRSRDVSLAAWTVISTVPLLPCAFLQSIRRVSSLSFWCTMAHVVINAVIIVYCFTKVADWHWDQMPVEIKIFEFPLSLGIVVFSYTSQIFAPTLEGKMRNPGRFSRMTLCTHICAAVFKSVFAYVCFLTWGKETKEVITNNLTIPSLKTSVDLVLVVKALLSYPLPYFATLEIIEQEFFTLFKNSCCTPCFDDKNKLNTWAAAMRIAFVLATMLLAVFLPHFSILMGLVGSFTGTMLSLVWPCHFYLQIHGQRLSWHKKFVNWIIIVLGLAVCCIGMFYSGLALHHAVHGQGVAMSMTFNLTQL, encoded by the exons ATGATTCGCTTGAATGTAATTCGAAACAAAGTGAATGGTTTATTTCACTGGGAGGGTAAGTATGAGCAGTTTGAGAACGAGAAAGATGTGGACTCCCATCAAACGCAAAGTAATGTTGATGATGGTAAAATCACGGTGTGGCAAGCAGGATGGAATATTACAAACGCTATTCAG GGGATGTTTCTGGTGAGTTTTCCATACGCTCTTGTACAAGGAGGGTACTGGACACTACTAGTCATCAGCGTTACCGCCGCTATCTGCGCCCATACCAGTCAAATCATCGTGGAATGCTTGTATGAAGAGGATGCATGTGGACAGATGGTTCGAGTCCGGAATAGTTACGTTGATATTGCGAATCGGGTCTGGGGCCCAAGAGTCGGGAGAGTTTTGCTGACTGCTGCGCAGATAATAGAACTATCCTTTACTTGTATCCTCTACATTCTTGTTAGTGGGGAGCTTCTGTATGGCTGCTTCCGGTCACGTGATGTAAGTCTTGCCGCCTGGACCGTCATAAGCACCGTACCACTTTTACCGTGCGCGTTTCTACAGAGTATTCGACGAGTCTCCAGTTTAAGCTTTTGGTGCACGATGGCACATGTCGTAATAAATGCCGTAATCATAGTATATTGCTTCACCAAAGTTGCTGACTGGCACTGGGATCAAATGCCAGTAGAAATTAAAATCTTCGAGTTTCCCCTGTCTCTTGGGATCGTCGTATTCAGTTACACATCGCAGATATTTGCGCCAACACTGGAAGGTAAAATGCGTAATCCAGGACGGTTTTCTCGAATGACGCTTTGTACGCACATCTGTGCTGCCGTATTTAAGAGCGTGTTCGCTTATGTTTGCTTTCTTACTTGGGGCAAAGAAACAAAAGAGGTTATCACCAACAACTTGACCATTCCAAGTCTCAAAACTTCTGTGGACTTGGTATTGGTTGTAAAGGCCCTCCTTTCATACCCGCTTCCTTACTTTGCTACACTGGAAATCATCGAACAAGAATTCTTCACcttgtttaaaaactcatgtTGCACTCCATGCTTTGATGATAAAAACAAGTTAAACACATGGGCTGCTGCAATGAGGATTGCTTTCGTTCTCGCCACAATGTTGCTCGCTGTGTTTCTTCCGCACTTTTCTATACTGATGGGCTTGGTAGGGAGTTTTACTGGAACCATGCTTTCTTTAGTCTGGCCCTGTCATTTCTACCTGCAGATCCACGGTCAGAGACTGTCTTGGCATAAGAAGTTTGTTAACTGGATCATCATCGTCCTGGGACTCGCCGTTTGTTGCATTGGAATGTTTTATTCCGGACTTGCTCTCCACCATGCCGTACATGGTCAAGGTGTTGCCATGTCAATGACCTTTAACCTCACACAGTTGTAG